The following nucleotide sequence is from Thermoleophilia bacterium.
GGGCGCGTTCACGCCGCCTGGGGGCTTGCGCTGGCCGCTCGCGTGCGCGCGCAGCTCGGGTTGGATCCCGGTGTGATCTGGTCGGACGACGGCGTTGTCTTGCACTTGCCGGACGCGGACGAGGCGCCTGCCGGCGAGCTGGCGCTGATCTCGCCGGACGAGGCCGAGGAGCTCGTGGTCGCCGAGTTGGGCAAGAGCGCCCTCTTCGGCGCGCGCTTCCGCGAGAGCGCGGCGCGCGCCCTGCTCATCCCGCGCGCTCGCCCCGGCCGTCGTACGCCGCTCTGGCAGCAGCGTCTCAAGGCGCAGGCGCTGCTTGAGGTGGCGCGCCGCTACCCCGAGTTTCCGATCGTGCTCGAGACGTACCGCGAGTGCCTGCGTGATGTTCTCGACGTCCCCGGTCTGGTCGATATCGTGCGGCGCTTGGCTTCGGGTGAGATCGCGCTCGTGGAGGTAGAGACGGCCGACGCGTCGCCGTTCGCCGCCTCGCTGCTCTTCGACTACATCGCGGCTTACATGTATGAGGACGACACGCCACGCGCGGAACGGCGGGCGCTGGCACTGGCGCTCGACCGCGATCTTCTGCGCGAGCTGATCGGTCAGGAGGATCTGCGCGAGCTGCTCGATGCCGCTGCGGTGACGCAGGTCGAGGAGGAGTTGCAGCATCGCGCCGAGGGCCGGCGAGCGCGCGATCGCGATGGCGTTGACGATCTCCTGCGTGCCCTCGGCGATCTGAACGAAGATGAGGTTCGGCGCCGGGTGACGGAGCCAGAGGAGGCGGCGTCGTGGCTGGCGGCCCTCGAGGGCGAAGGTCGCGCGCTGCGGGTGCGCATCGCCGGAGAGACGCGCTGGATTGCCGCCAGCGATGCAGGCATGTACCGTGACGCGCTCGGCACGGAGCTTTCGCCGGGGATGCCGGAGGTGTTTCTGGCGGACGTCCCAGACGCTCGCCATGTGCTTGTTCGCCGCTGGGCGCGGACGCACGGCCCATTCCTCGGCGAGGCGCTGGCGGTGCGCTACGGGGTGGACGTCAGCGCAGAGCTCGCGGAGCTCGAGGCCGCCGGCGAACTGGTGCGCGGTGAGCTGCGACCCTTGGGCACGGAGCGTGAATGGTGCGATCCTGAGGTCGTACGGCGGCTGCGCCGTGTATCGCTGGCAAACGCCCGGCGCGAAATCGCGCCGGTTGACGCCGCCACGCTGGCGCGCTTCGTGCCCATGTGGCAAGGCGTCGCCGTGACTGGGGGTGCGCCACTCGGCGTGGCGGCGGATCGCCTGCGTGAGGCACTGGCCGCACTGCAGGGCATCGCGCTGCCGCTCGAGCTCTGGGAGCGCGATGTGCTGCCCGCCAGGGTTCCCGGCTACACCGTCTCTCTTCTCGACGACCTCTGCGCACGCGGTGAGGTGATGTGGGTGGGCAGCGGCGCGACCTCAGGGCGCGGTGGCCGAGTCGCCTTCTATCTGCGCGCGGATGCGGCTCTTCTGGGGCCGCCGCCGGGGACCGTGGAGGCGCCGTCCGGCGCGCTGCACGAACTGCTTCGCGCGCGGCTCGCGCGCGGCGCCGCATTCTTCGCCGACGTGCTCGTGGAAGAGCCCGAGGCGCCGCCGGAGGAGCTGCGCGCGGCCTTGTGGGATCTCGTCTGGGCGGGCGAAGTCACGAACGACGTCGTGGCGCCGCTGCGGGCGCGGCCGCCTGCGGCCGCGCGCCCGGCTTCATCCGGCGCCGTCGCCACGGCTCGTGTGGTTCCGGCGCCCCGATTCTCGTCTGCAGGACGCCATTATCGCGGTATCTCCGGCCGTTCGCGCGTCCCTCGCGGAACTCCGCCCCTCCAGGGGCGGTGGTCGCTCACTTCTGCCGTCTTCGCCGTCGCGCCGGTCGACACCGAAGCGCGGCCGCGCGCCTGGGCCGAGTTGCTCCTGCAGCGTTACGGGGTCGTTACGCGCGAGCACGTGCGCGCCGAGGGCTTGCCGGGAGGCTTTGCCGCGTTGTACCCGGCCTTCTCGGCGCTCGAGGTGCTGGGCAAGGCCCGTCGTGGCTACTTCGTCGAAGGGCTCGGCGGGGCCCAGTTCGCACTCCCCGGCGCCGTCGACATGCTGCGCGCCGACGGCGCCGCGCGTCGTGTCCCTCTTGTGCTGGCGGGCGCCGATCCCGCACAGCTCTACGGCGCCGCGCTGCGCTGGCCAGACACGGCCGCACGCGCCTTGCCACGGCGCAGCGGCGCATACACCGTCCTTCTCGCCGGCCGCCCCGTGCTGGCGCTGGAGCCGGGCGGCCGCACCTTGACCCTGCTGTCCGCGGCCGCCGATCAGGTCGACGCCGCTCTTGTCGAGTTGGTGGCGGCCGTGCACGAGGGTCGTATGCCGCATCTGGCTCTTGAGACCATCGCCGGGGTGCCGGCCGCGGAGTCGTCGTGGCGCGAGCGCCTGCTGGAGCTTGGCTTTCGGCCTGGGCTGCGCCGACTCACGCTGGCGCGCCGGTATTAGGACGTCGCCGGCGCGCGGGACTCACGCCGGCGACGTCCGTGCTTCTTATGCGTTGAGCGTGATGGCGCGAGACCGGCAGGCGCTCACGCAGTGGCCGCACAGCTGGCAGGCATCGGCGTTCTGCACGTATGCCTTGTGCCCGTCCCATCCGAGGGCGCCATACGGGCAGACCTGAACGCAGTGTCCGCAACCGGTGCAGGCGTCGGCGTCGATGACGACGCGCTCGGCGACGGTCGTGCTGGTGGACGTATCGCTGCTGCTGCCCGCCGAGTTCTCGCCGTACGACGAGTCGCCGGTCGTGGCATCTGTCTCGGTCTGGGTAGCGGTTCCGCCGGCGTTGCCGTTACCGTTGCTCGTTCCGCTGCTCGTGGTTGTGCTGCTCGCCGCATCACTCTTACCGCCGAAGATGCTCCAGGCGCCGATCCCGCCGAGGAGCGCGGCGCCGCCGGCAACGCCCACCGCCGCCAGGAAGCCTTTGCGCGTGACGCCTGTTTGAGCGTGGCGCGAGGGCCTCTCGGAACGCACGGCCATCGGGGCTGGTTGCGTGTGCACGGGGACCGGCTGCAAGCCCTGGACTGTCGCCGCGCCTGGGACCGGCTGGGCGCTGCGGGCCGCGCGAGCGGGCTGCGTGGCGCGCTCACGGTTGCCGGTCTGTCCGCGCACGACGCGGCCGGTCATGGTGATCATCCAGCGCAGGTGGAGCGCCAGGTGGACACCGACACCAGCGGTCATGGCGACACCGCTCCAGTCGTGAATCGTCTGCCACACGCTCATCGGCACACCGAGAATCGTCGCTGTGCCGGCGCTCGAGATAGTGACCGTCGTCTCGGGGAACAGCCGCGCCAGACCGGTGATCACGCAGAGCACGAAGGCCACGCCGATCACCATGTCCACCCAGTAGTTGATCATCGCCTTTTTCACAAGAACCTCGCCTCAACTCGGGGGCAGTTCGACCACTGCAGGCACAGTACATCGGTACTCTGAGAGTAGCCTGTGAATCAGCCCTTCGTCTGCTGTGGAGCGGACGGCATGTTAGACGGCATGTTAAGGGCTATTCTTGGGGTATCGTAGTATACCGATGTGGTGGCGCGGACGGCCTCGTGTCTGGTGCGCACCTGCCGATACCTGTTGAACGTGATGGCTGCACGCCGCGAGAGGGAGGATCTGTGAAGCTCAGGAATGGACGACCTGGCCGATGGGTGGCAACGATTCCGGCCGTGGTGGCGTTCTTCGCCCTATCCGCGTCGGCGTTGGCTACCGTCGAAGAACCGCGAATCGCGGAGCCGAGTGCCGCATTTCAGGCGTATCAGGCGCGTCTTGAGCTCGGCCGCGCGCTCACCTTCGGCGGCGCGCTCGATCATGGTCTAGGCATGATCCCCGATCCGATCGCGGCGGAACTGCGTAGCGACACCGGCACCCGACAGGTGCTGCGCGGGGCGTTCCCCACTTCATACGACCTTCGCGCCGTCGGTAAGCTCACGGGGATCAAAGACCAGGGCCAGTACAACACTTGCTGGGCCTTCGCCGCCAACGCGTCGCTCGAGTCCGGATTGCTGCCCGGTGAAGAGCATGACTTCTCGGAAGACAACATGGTCCTCACCGCGGGCTTCGGCAGCGGTGATGCCTACGACAATGGTGGCACGTACATGATGTCGGCCGCCTACCTCGCCCGTTGGGGCGGCCCCGTCGACGAGACGTCCGATGCCTACGGCGACGGGTACACTCCGTCCGGCCTCACGGCAACGAAGCACGTGCAAGAGGTCCTCTACATCTCCGGGGGCACCAGCGGCGGCGACACCTCGGCGATCAAGAGCGCGCTCATGACTTATGGTGCCGTGGCGACCGCCATGAAGTGGAGCCAGAGCTCCTACAGCGCGGCGCAAGACAGCTACTACTACTCGGGCAGCGCCGCCGTCGACCACGGCGTGACGATCGTGGGCTGGGACGATTCGTTCTCCGCTTCGCGATTCGCGAGCGCGCCTGCCGGTAACGGCGCCTGGCTCGTGCGCAACAGTTGGGGCGGCTCGTGGGGTGACGGCGGTTACTTCTGGGTCTCCTACTATGACCGTCATTGTGCTCGCAGCACTTCGTTGAACGCCGTCTTCACGCGCGCCGAGGACAGCGACAACTACGACGCGATCTACCAGTACGACCCGTACGGTGAGGTCGCGCTGTTCGGCTACGGCAACACCACCGCGTGGATGGCGAACGTTTTCACGGCCAAGAGCAGCCAGGCCGTTAC
It contains:
- a CDS encoding 4Fe-4S binding protein is translated as MKKAMINYWVDMVIGVAFVLCVITGLARLFPETTVTISSAGTATILGVPMSVWQTIHDWSGVAMTAGVGVHLALHLRWMITMTGRVVRGQTGNRERATQPARAARSAQPVPGAATVQGLQPVPVHTQPAPMAVRSERPSRHAQTGVTRKGFLAAVGVAGGAALLGGIGAWSIFGGKSDAASSTTTSSGTSNGNGNAGGTATQTETDATTGDSSYGENSAGSSSDTSTSTTVAERVVIDADACTGCGHCVQVCPYGALGWDGHKAYVQNADACQLCGHCVSACRSRAITLNA
- a CDS encoding lectin like domain-containing protein, which produces MKLRNGRPGRWVATIPAVVAFFALSASALATVEEPRIAEPSAAFQAYQARLELGRALTFGGALDHGLGMIPDPIAAELRSDTGTRQVLRGAFPTSYDLRAVGKLTGIKDQGQYNTCWAFAANASLESGLLPGEEHDFSEDNMVLTAGFGSGDAYDNGGTYMMSAAYLARWGGPVDETSDAYGDGYTPSGLTATKHVQEVLYISGGTSGGDTSAIKSALMTYGAVATAMKWSQSSYSAAQDSYYYSGSAAVDHGVTIVGWDDSFSASRFASAPAGNGAWLVRNSWGGSWGDGGYFWVSYYDRHCARSTSLNAVFTRAEDSDNYDAIYQYDPYGEVALFGYGNTTAWMANVFTAKSSQAVTAVGFFTDVPGTTYSVYAAKTNSSGAPGTLKAKGSGTIATPGYHTVQLSSPWGVTKGGKFAVVVRVTAPGLTTPISVEMREYGYTNYASASAKQSYVRPSSTASWLDITKVSGGSTANVCLKAFAANDTQAPTTKASSLSVKRYKQATFKFRISDPQPSCGTAKAKIQILKGTKVVKTVSVGNKSTNANSTYKWKATLAKGNYTWRVLATDAAGFAASTTTSAGLAIK
- a CDS encoding DEAD/DEAH box helicase, whose translation is MPRDGGEAPPQHGAAQAVLAQFTPAVRAWFASAFVEPTAAQIAAWPAIAAGGHALIAAPTGSGKTLAAFLWALDRLVAEPPGVERPRVGPRLVYVSPLKALGYDVQRNLRAPLRGIGADLRVATRTGDTPASDRRAMMRTPPDILITTPESLFLMLTSQARRLFTATEWVILDEIHAVAPTKRGAHLALTLERLVEQAQRDVQRIGLSATQKPLDEVGRYLVGPGRDCAIVDAGVRKPLDLRIQVPVESMVAPHTPIELSSLQGGEPTRRSIWPAIYPELLRLVRAHRSTLIFVNNRRAAERIALRLNDLAAGEGADLGSIARAHHGSLSREERLTVESQLKEGTLPCLVATSSLELGIDMGAIDLVVQIESPKSVAAGLQRIGRAGHGVGEVSRGRIFPKFRADLLECAVVARRMREGLIETTVVPRNPLDVLAQQVVAIACDAGDEGVAVDDLEALIRRTWTYADLSRRQLKNVLDMLDGRYPSHEFGELRARIVWDREAETIRARPGARALVVANAGTIPDRGLFTVNLPDGRRVGELDEEMVYEARVGQTFLLGATSWRIEEITRDRVIVSPRPGAAAAVPFWHGESVGRPRELGEAIGAFARWAVEQDEATLAREYDLDPAAARNLLEYLREQRAATRALPSDRCVVVERFRDEIGDWRLCLLTPFGGRVHAAWGLALAARVRAQLGLDPGVIWSDDGVVLHLPDADEAPAGELALISPDEAEELVVAELGKSALFGARFRESAARALLIPRARPGRRTPLWQQRLKAQALLEVARRYPEFPIVLETYRECLRDVLDVPGLVDIVRRLASGEIALVEVETADASPFAASLLFDYIAAYMYEDDTPRAERRALALALDRDLLRELIGQEDLRELLDAAAVTQVEEELQHRAEGRRARDRDGVDDLLRALGDLNEDEVRRRVTEPEEAASWLAALEGEGRALRVRIAGETRWIAASDAGMYRDALGTELSPGMPEVFLADVPDARHVLVRRWARTHGPFLGEALAVRYGVDVSAELAELEAAGELVRGELRPLGTEREWCDPEVVRRLRRVSLANARREIAPVDAATLARFVPMWQGVAVTGGAPLGVAADRLREALAALQGIALPLELWERDVLPARVPGYTVSLLDDLCARGEVMWVGSGATSGRGGRVAFYLRADAALLGPPPGTVEAPSGALHELLRARLARGAAFFADVLVEEPEAPPEELRAALWDLVWAGEVTNDVVAPLRARPPAAARPASSGAVATARVVPAPRFSSAGRHYRGISGRSRVPRGTPPLQGRWSLTSAVFAVAPVDTEARPRAWAELLLQRYGVVTREHVRAEGLPGGFAALYPAFSALEVLGKARRGYFVEGLGGAQFALPGAVDMLRADGAARRVPLVLAGADPAQLYGAALRWPDTAARALPRRSGAYTVLLAGRPVLALEPGGRTLTLLSAAADQVDAALVELVAAVHEGRMPHLALETIAGVPAAESSWRERLLELGFRPGLRRLTLARRY